GGCGGCCGCGTCCACCGCGGCCAGTTCCCCGGCGGCCGCGCGGCAGTGGGGACAGGAGACCGCGTGCGGGTCCGCGGCCGGCGCCGCGTCCCGCGCCTGTTCCCAGGCGCGGCTGAGCAGACGGCCGCAGGGCAGCACCTCGTCGCCCTCGAACGGGGGCGCGCAGGCCGCCGGGCCGGTGCGGATCCCGCCGGACCGCGCGTACGGGTCGTCTAGCGCCATGGGCCCATCGCCTCCTGGAGGGATCGGCGTGCCCGGAACAGCCTGCCGCGCACCGTCTGCTCGCTGGTCCGCGTCACGTGGGCGATCTCCCGGTAGGGCAGGCCCTGGAGCTCGCGCAGGATCCAGCAGACCCGCTGCCCGGTGTCCAGTTCGGCGAGCGCGCGGCACAGGGCGGCCGTGGCCGCGTCCCGCTCGGCGCACCGGGCGGGCTGGCTCCACGCGTCGTCCGTCACCGGTTCGGCGACGGCCTCCAGGGAGAGGGCCGGCGGCCGCCGCCTGCGCAGGGTCAGGCAGCGGTTGACGGTGATGCGGTACATCCAGGTACGGAACTCCGCGCCGTGCTGGTACTCCGGCAGCCGCCGCCAGGCGCTGACGAAGGCGTCCTGGACGGCGTCCTCGGCGTCCTGGGTGTTGCCGAGCACGGAACGGGCCAGGGCCAGCAGGGGCCGGCTGTGCCGCTGGACGAGTACGGCGAAGGAGTCCTCGTCCCCCTCGGCCGCCCGTACGGCCAGCAGGCTGTCCGGCAGGTCGGCCCGCAGGGGCGGGACGGCGAGGCGTTCGGTCATGGCACTCCCGCACGCGGAGGTTCGGGGCGGACGAGTACCCCTGCACGCGTGTGTGATGCGCGTCACACCGCATACGTGTGAGGAGTGCTGCCGCCCGGGAGTCCAAGCACGCGACGGGCACCACGCAGGTGTCACACCGACCGATCGAGGCGACCGCCATGACGGAGAACATCACCAGTGTCGGCGGGGGCAACCGGCCCGACACGGGCGTGAGCGCGCTGAAGGGCCGTACCGGAGCCAACGCTCCGGCCGAGACCCGGGGGAGGACCGCCATCGCGGACGGCGTGGTGGCCAAGATCGCCGGCATGGCCGCGCGCGAGGTGCCGGGCATCCACAACCTGGGAGCGGGGATGGCCCGCGCCTTCGGCGCCGTGCGGGAACGCGTCCCCGGCGGCGGCGGGGGCGTCACGCGCGGGGTGAAGGTCGAGGTCGGCGAGCGCCAGGCCGCCGTGGACCTGGACGTCGTCG
This is a stretch of genomic DNA from Streptomyces sp. TG1A-8. It encodes these proteins:
- a CDS encoding Asp23/Gls24 family envelope stress response protein, producing MTENITSVGGGNRPDTGVSALKGRTGANAPAETRGRTAIADGVVAKIAGMAAREVPGIHNLGAGMARAFGAVRERVPGGGGGVTRGVKVEVGERQAAVDLDVVVEYGVSIVDVAGGVRSNVISAVERMTGLEVVEVNITVDDVHLPDEEEETQPDESRVR
- a CDS encoding RNA polymerase sigma factor; protein product: MTERLAVPPLRADLPDSLLAVRAAEGDEDSFAVLVQRHSRPLLALARSVLGNTQDAEDAVQDAFVSAWRRLPEYQHGAEFRTWMYRITVNRCLTLRRRRPPALSLEAVAEPVTDDAWSQPARCAERDAATAALCRALAELDTGQRVCWILRELQGLPYREIAHVTRTSEQTVRGRLFRARRSLQEAMGPWR